atatgcacagcaaatcaaatggggtgttctaatacatttgcacactactgtatatataatatgggATGTTACATTGAAGTGTAATACAGTATAAGTATACAAAACAATCAGTAAAAAAAGCATATATTTGAAATTTGAAAGGCAGATATACACCGTATAAAAGGATGTATTTCTGTCTACTGGAAGAAGTTAGGTGAGTGTAATTGTTTGTGTACTTTATCTGAACCTTTAGTGAATGTTACTACCCTGCCTAAAGGTAAATGTTTGCTTggtgtttgttcctgtgttttgtttaaacctattttggccctcgtgccgtttTCTTTAAGttgtgtttgttaataaatgtgcgcaacagcgcctcactgcagcttctgtctgatTCTCTATACAGTgcctcactgcagcttctgtctgagtctctatacagtgcctcactgcagcttctgtctgagtctctatacagtgcttcactgcagcttctgtctgagtctctttacagtgcttcactgcagcttctgtctctgagtctctatacagcgcctcactgcagcttctgtctgagtctctatacagcgcctcactgcagcttctgtctgagtctctatacagcgcctcactgcagcttctgtctctgagtctctatacagtgcttcactgcagcttctgtctgagtctctatacagtgcttcactgcagcttctgtctgagtctctatacagtgcttcactgcagcttctgtctgagtctctatacagtgcctcactgcagcttctgtctgagtctctatacagtgcttcactgcagcttctgtctgagtctctttacagtgcttcactgcagcttctgtctctgagtctctatacagcgcctcactgcagcttctgtctgagtctctatacagcgcctcactgcagcttctgtctgagtctctttacagtgcttcactgcagcttctgtctctgagtctctatacagcgcctcactgcagcttctgtctgagtctctatacagcgcctcactgcagcttctgtctgagtctctatacagcgcctcactgcagcttctgtctctgagtctatatacagtgcttcactgcagcttctgtctgagtctctatacagtgcttcactgcagcttctgtctgagtctctatacagtgcttcactgcagcttctgtctgagtctctatacagtgcttcactgcagcttctgtctgagtctctatacagcgcctcactgcagcttctgtctgagtctctatacagtgcttcactgcagcttctgtctgagtctctatacagtgcttcactgcagcttctgtctctgagtctctatacagtgcttcactgcagcttctgtctgagtctctatacagtgcttcactgcagcttctgtctctctATACAGCgcctcactgcagcttctgtctgagtctctatacagtgcttcactgcagcttctgtctgagtctctatacagtgcttcactgcagcttctgtctctgagtctctatacagtgcttcactgcagcttctgtctctgagtctctatagttaggaaaagccctgcacatgagagggggcagggcaaagccctgctctttaaatgtatgttattattttaaaatgtattggtgtATTTAAAAGAATGTATTGTTTGGGAACGGGTGatgttattgtatgatttaaatgtattttgtgacttAAAGAAAAGTAATGTTTGTCTTTTGTTGCTAGTTTGGATGTGGTCTGTTAGGGACGATTTGTTAGCAGTTCGTCCCTGTCAGACATCTTGTGAAAATGCGTGGTTGGCAGCGGCTTAATTATAAACAGAGTTGCTGTTTAAAAACCCCGTGCAGAAGGTGACCTCCAGATTAATGAATTGATTATTTATTGCTGGTCTGGAGATGGTTACcggtataaaagcctgcagcttccCTTGTTCAGGGTGAGTGTttgagaggagagaacgagagtgagcggagaaaagcaaaaacaaaacccaaagtATTactgaaggctactgcccagcctgacctacatgttgtgtttgtgatttgtgttcgagatctgtttttgttaaaccttttattttgctctgtgagtgttgtctttgttcaaatatttattttatttttgtgtttaataaaaacggcgcaagAGAGTGCTTTTCACccaagtacctgcctgtgtgttgTCTCTATCAGCTatctggtctgggaacgtcaaCCCTCGGCTACCCTGTCGCAATATAATAGATATAATGTAATCTGTCCAGGTTACGCGCAGAAGCACCAAGCTATCAGCACCTCTGTAAGGGAATGTAACTCTTTGGAAATCCTTGACTGTAGAAGTCAGGGCATTAAATAGACAACCTTCAGAATGTCATTAAAGTAAATTAGGAATAAATCATTGTAATGGAGGCTGGCAGACAAGCCTGAGATTCACTACATTCTCTGTGAGCTTCTCCCTGCCACCACCCTCCATCACACCATACTGCTGACTCTAGCTCTCTCAGCCGAGCGAGCCCATTCAATTAATACCTCACAGGTACATCCATCCCTCTCTCCCCCACCATCACACCATGCTGCTGACTCCAGCTCTCTCAACCGAGCGAGCCCATTCAATTAATACCTCACAGGTACATCCCTCTCCCCgctgtcctctctcctctctctcccccaggcCACAGGCAGCCTTGTCAGCATGTTTGCCACACTAAATCACTCTGATCGAAGAGCATTAAGGAACCCTGGCCCAGTAATTGAAAGCGTCCGCTTGTCTTTTATACCCCTGGATTAGATCTGTGCTCCGCAGTCCTGGGAAGCTGATGATATGTTGAGGAGTATCACATTTGTTAGAATGGAAAATAAAGAGCATGTATTTTCACAGCAGTGCGTTTACACTTGCCAGTTTACCAGCATAGCTCTTCCAATACTTCCAATGATTTTAATATGCAAGCCGTCTCACAAGACAATGCTGTATTCAAATGATCTACATTATTGTCTATTAACTCCACCCAGACCCTTTGTTATTAATTGATCCCTAAATATTAGCCGCTCCCTCCcagtgcagaatgactgggtgggaaaTTTGTTCTTCAGTGAAATATggttttctgcaatggtgactgcaaAGCCAGGTATCACATTGAAATATTATTGTAGAAACCAGAATACTTATTGCTTTAAGTTTTAATATCCAGTCTTGCACAGTGTAACAAAGCTCACTCATAGGATTTCCTCCACTGTATCCCTCTACACCAGTTCAGGTATGCTTTCTAAAATGTCAGAAATAGaacgttttatttattacttattgtatttgtcttctttaatattgacCAATACTTTGTTTTAGAATTCAAGTTAGATGCTTAGCTTTACCAGAATATTTATCAGAAATCAGTGTCCAAATTAGTTTTTGTAAGAGTACTTTTTCTTTATGGAGAAGAGATTTTTTTGTTGTGTGAAGAATTCTTTGTTCGTGagatgagaaaaaataaaataaacacatttcggACTAACGAAAAGGacagtaataaagaaaaaaaacatgcgtgTATGCGGTTAGAAAAATCTTTATTACactctgtgacaggaatggctgagtggtgacgtcagaccagaagaaggcacaacaaaaacaaaaggtacggtgcagtggcgcgggcgccgttttatttaaagcaaacaaaaataaataaaatattcaaacagaaaacactttgctcaaagagcgaaaataaaaggttaaacaaaaacaaatcatgaacacaaaataaacaacaaataatccgatcccaggtcaggctgggcagttgctgtcactgttcctggaatctttacgttttgtttcgttttgttttgtttctctcctctcgttctcgctctctcgtctttaacacccaccccgagctagagagctgcaggctttttataacaggttaccatctcccgattagcaacaaattaaatcacctcattaattcgggagatggccaccttctgcacgagttttaattattactcctggcagaggacgagcaccgatctcgcctctgccgggacacgttttaaaaataaacaaaacaataacacagcggtacgccgtcatacatttaaatataataaaacaaatcataaaacaaaacaaatacaaaatacactgcacatgagcagaggggactccgttctaaaactaataaaaaataaacaaaacaatgtacagggctgctcaccctgttacacactcattactattattaataaaaaacaaaatattaaaaactaaTATTAAAACCTATGgatgtaataaaaagtacagtaatccttTGCGCATCTGACCAGAGTAAAGTCGGATATGTGaaaagtcggataaatgaattctgttttaaataccattaaacacagctgtaacaattactgtactatattattggTGTTTTGAGATTCATCTTTTAtaagggagctcccctaaatcccttgttagaaagatgcagggtattaatgcttgtgacagagtagccgtctgccgtgtgggtgcgtgcattcgctgctgagtgacaggcaggagagcgagacggaggttgaagttgatacgccccgcagacgaacaggatttatttacatattgtagcgctgagctgcggggtttccaggatataatgagacagacaacagttcaAAGCAGTTGGAAACCGCTgtctatttattaattattttgcttatagtgaacaatggctctcattctCTCACAAACTCAACCTCCTCTCTCAAATTTCCCACCGCCAGATAcgcttctctctttcaaactgtcatctccacacacacacccaagtccaTCCCCCTTCCTCAttcattggtccaacactccctatccCTGACTGGtcatgtcagacctgctcccacccccagtagtcaccaattattttttattattttctcccagtttaggatatccatttattatttaagctcggctcaccaccacccctgcgctgacttgggagcggcaaagacaaacacacactgtcctccgaagcgtgtgctgtcagccgaccacttcttttcacactgcagactcaccatgcagccacctcggagctacagcgtcggaggacaacacagctccggccagactacagggttccctggtgcgcggtgagccaaagacaccctggccgacctaaaccctcctgttatttaaatctacgggaatggcacataacgagatccaaacagctgagtttgcccgaaatatacgcTGTGCATAACaagtgtgacaggattgaaaggagtccctgttgtaattcgccctcccgaccaccggcagcgctgtgtagggttgaccgtgattgggtcaggaggctgaactctgaccatacaggaagttccgggtcaggcggccatcttggcccaaggtgggaccatgcggccgtcaggtcccatcattgcaatcagctgtgctgttctcatcgattggctgacgtgaggcagcgtgctgattgcaggggtgggacttggcagtatttaagcagtatggttttgccattcggccccctgtcctgaactgaaaacacgtgctgtgctttgttgttgttttgttttatcaaactgctgtaattcgcagaagcttgaaacttaagggactttggtggattgccgcagtggaagaaacccaggacaagccagtaatccgtggaagggggccaggaggcggtgagaggaaacccactgcaggagcacagagaaacccagtgcttcctttattgttgtgtgtaacgggacgtttttgtttattctttttatttgaaacctgagtttaccatcgctggtattccaggtggttttcttgtttattttctggaatactggactgttctatttttgtttgttaaaataaaatcctgcctgtaccattgaaggtacagggctccaaggactaaacgacacttccggctcctgtgtgctgtcatttctggtccttccctaaagctccacccactaccctcccacaaggtggtgtcagaagtgggatgagCATGGACCGGCACACCCTGCAAGCCGTCTTGGAGGATCAGGAGAGACACCGTGACGGTGTAGAGCGGCGTCGGGAAGAACGGGATGCTCAGAGGGATGCTGAGCGTTCAGCCCATCTGACCGCGATGACTGACAAGATGGCGGCCATGTGTCTGGCCATTCAGAACCTGGTAGTGGCCCAGGCCCAGGCCCAAGCCCAGGTCCCGGCCGCAGCAGCTGGACCAGCGCAGCCGACGCCCAAAATCCGGCTGCAAAAGATGACCTCAGAAGATGACCCGGAGGCCTTCCTGACCACGTTTGAGCGGGTGGCTACAGTGTCAGGGTGGCCAGCCAGATGTTGGGCGGCACAACTCGCCCCTTGTCTGACTGGTGAGGCGCAGGCAGCATACCGGGCCCTGAGCAATGTGGCAGCGGAGGATTATCCCCAGGTGAAGGCAGCTATCCTCCAACGCCTCAATATCACTCCGGAAACGCATTGCCGGCGTTTCCGGACCTACAAGCGTCCAGAGGGAACCCGGCCCCGCATTGCGGCCCAGCAACTCTGGGACCATCTGACCCGCTGGCTGCGTCCCACTGAACGGACCACCCAACAAATCATGGAGTCTGTGGGGGTCGACCAGTTCCTGGAGGTGTTGGAACCGGAGACTCGAGCCTGGGTCGCTCGCCACAGTCCCGAGACGATGGACAAGGCCGTCGAACTGGCGGAGGCTTTCGAGGATTCACTGCTTCGGGTGGACCCCAGTCCAGCCCCAGCAGTCCCAGTGAAGCATCGCCCTTTACCAGCGCACCCAAGGACTGCAGCGAGGCCTTCAGTTTTCCCCGTCCCTTTGAGCGCCTCGACTCCAAAGTGGAGACCGAGGTTAGCTCCCAGCTGGGCCAGAGAGAATCCCTGGACCCCCCCCCCAGTGGTGGACCAAGGGACAAGCAGCCGTCTCCCACAGCGTTGCCTTCCCCTACCTGCTTCCGGTGCCATGAGGTGGGACACATCGCGAGATTCTGTCCTGCcgcaatggagtgtgacgtggccttgCGATGTCCGGACGCAGAGGGTGGTGAGTACAGGGGAaggggtcgggaggggccttgcattatTAATGTAGTTGTTGGTAATATgagtacccacgcattagtggactcagggtgtagTCACACTATAATTCGGTCTGCTCTCTTGGAGGGTACGCCCTGGCGGCCACAGGGGTCTGTGACCATCTCGTGTATTCATGGAGAAACCAAGGCGTATCCTACCACTAAAGTTAGAATGACTGTGGAAAGTCGGACGTGCCACGTAGTCGTGGCCGTTGCTAAAAAGGTGCCATACCCAGTAATTTTGGGTCGAGATTGGCCTTACTATACACAAGTTAAGGTCAATGCGGCTCGGCCACCTATTGTAGAAAAGGTGGTCGCAATGGGGGATCCAATTGGCCAGATCTTCCCCTTGCAGGCCGACATATTTACTTCCAGGTTCCGGCCCCATAAAACTAAAAGAGAGCGGAGGGCCGAGAAACTTGAGGGGGCATTAATGAGGCAAGGCTGGGGATTGGTGGGAGAGTCTGCTTTGCCTGTCAAACGAACACAGAAGGGGGTGGGTGTCCAGTGTGACCAGCAGGAGCGGGTTACTGAGATCCCTAGAGCAGAAGCTACTGTGGCCCCGCTCGGCATACCGCAATTCTGGGACCGGGGTGTGGACCTAGAGTGGGAGCAAAGTAACGACCCCACTCTGGTGCACATCCGGGGGCGGGTTCGGTCTGtcgaggggaaggaagttgaAGGCTGCGGGCCGCTCACATTTCCTCACTTCATCGTGAtggggcatttgctgtatagggtatcccaagccccgggcacaggacagcctgtaacccaATTATTGGTTCCGGGGTCTTTCCGCCGGGAGGTCATGCGGTTGGCACATGATATTCCCTTTTCTGGCCACCTGGGGCGGGAAAAGACCTTGGAACGAATACTGGCccggttttattggatgggactCCACGTGGATGTGAGGAAATATGTAGCGGAGTGTCCCgattgccagagagtagcgccggggcgggttcgcccggccccgctggtcccactgcccctggttTGTACTCCCTTCGATCGCATAgccatggacatagtgggcccagtGCATCCCGccgactctggatatacgcacattctagtagtggtggattatgctacGCGATATCCAGAGGCGGTGCCACTGCGCTCCACTAGTGCCGTCGCCATTGCTAAAGAACTAGTTGAGATCATTGCTAGAGTAGGGGTGCCCAAAGAGATTCTGACGGATCAGGGAACCAACTTCATGTCCGATACCCTCAAAGAAGTATACAAAATTTTGAAAATCCGTCCCATCAGGACCTCTGTGTACCATCCGCAGACAGATGGCCTGGTGGAAAGGTTTAATCAGACCCTGAAGCaaatgctgaggcgatttgtgaaccaggaacaaaaacattgggcaaaactcctccccttcctgatgtttgcagtgagagaggtgccacagagttcaacagggttctccccgttTGAGCTGCTATATGGGAGACAACCCCGAGGCATTCTCGATCTCGTGCGAGAAGGGTGGGAGGACCAAACCTCTACTTCTAAAAATGTAGTCAAATACGTACTACTGCTAAGAGATCGCTTAGAATTAGTCGGTCGTTTGGCTCAAGAGAACCTGCGCAATGctcagcatcagcagcagcagcagtacaatCAAAAAGCACGAATTcggacttttcgacctggagataaGGTACTGCTGCTCCTTCCCACAGCCGAATCTAAGTTGTTTGCCAAGTGGCAGGGGCCTTATGAGGTGGTTCGGGCTATAGGGAGAGTGAATTATGAAATCAGGCAGCCCGACCATCGAAAACCACtccaaatttatcatgtaaatttgttAAAACCCTGGAGAGACAGAGAAGCCCTGTTTGTTGCTAATGATAGCCCCGAGGAGGATTTCGGTCCTGAGGCAGGGCCATCTGGTCAAACAGCTAgaatttcgatgggggaacagttacttccccGTCAGAAACAGGAGCTGGGTCAATTAATTGAGgaattcagtgatgttttttctgagttGCCCGGTAGAACTGACATTATTGAACATGccattattactccgccaggtgttcGGGTGCGTCAGaggccttaccggatcccggaaagtcggcGGGGTGTAATGCGCCGGGAAGTGGCCAGTATGCTCGAGCTGGGAGTAGTGCAGCCTTCCCAGAGCGAGTGGTGTAGTCCTGTGGTAATGGTACCTAAGAAGGATGGCTCCACTCGTTTCTGTGTGGACTTTAGAAAGGTGAACGCTATctctaagttcgatgcgtaccccatgcctcgagtggatgagctcctcgacagactgggtaaggcgaggttcttgtccactctggacctgacaaagggatattggcagatcccgttaacaccCAGTTCCAAGGAGAAAACCGCATTTGCTACCCCGGATGGCTTGTTTCATTTCAAGACCATGCCCTTCGGTTTGCATGGGGCCCCAgctaccttccagagactgatggacaagGTGTTAcgtccccatcatcagtatgcggCAGCATATATTGATGACGTTGTTATTTTTAGCTCTACCTGGAAGGAGCACCTTGATAGATTGGCGGCTGTCCTGCAGTCTttgagggaggcggggctaacagTCAACCTAGGCAAATGCGCGTTTGGCAAacaagagacccaatatcttggctttAGCATGGGTAATGGTCGGGTGAAACCAGTGgcttccaaggtccaggccttggtggacaCTCCGGTCCCAcgaaccaaggctcaagtgaggtCACTTTTGGGGCTGgcaggctattatcgccgttttatccccgagttTTCCACCATTGTTAGCCCCTTGATTGACCTCACTAAGAAGAGCGCCCCAAACACTGTAAAATGGTCAGATGAGTGTCAGGAAGCGTTTGACACGATAAAGCGGATACTTTGCCAAGCCCCTGCACTAGTTTCACCAGATTTCGACAGGGAATTCATCCTCCAGACAGACGCCTCGGATGTCGGTCTGGGGGCCGTCTTGTCCCAGGAGATCGATGGGGTAGAACACCCCGTGCTATACATTAGCAGGAAAATGGCTCAaagggagcgcaactactcagttattgagaaggagtgcctggccattaaatgggccacaaACTCTCTTCGATATTATCTCCTGGGGCGGTCCTTCACTCTTGTCACAGATCACGCTCCTCTTAAGTGGCTAAACACGATGAGGGACACGAACGCCCGGATTACTCGGTGgagtctggcgctgcaaccctttaacttcactgttaaacatcgttcgggtaaggagcatcaaaatgcagattttttttcaagggaggggggtcaTTTAGGGGAGTTAGGGTTGGCCGAGTGTGCctacggctccactctgaggggggggatgtgtgacaggattgaaaggagtccctgttgtaattcgccctcccgaccaccggcagcgctgtgtagggttgaccgtgattgggtcaggaggctgaactctgaccatacaggaagttccgggtcaggcggccatcttggcccaaggtgggaccatgcggccgtcaggtcccatcattgcaatcagctgtgctgttctcatcgattggctgacgtgaggcagcgtgctgattgcaggggtgggacttggcagtatttaagcagtatggttttgccattcggccccctgtcctgaactgaaaacacgtgctgtgctttgttgttgttttgttttatcaaactgctgtaattcgcagaagcttgaaacttaagggactttggtggattgccgcagtggaagaaacccaggacaagccagtaatccgtggaagggggccaggaggcggtgagaggaaacccactgcaggagcacagagaaacccagtgcttcctttattgttgtgtgtaacgggacgtttttgtttattctttttatttgaaacctgagtttaccatcgctGGAATTCCaagtggttttcttgtttattttctggaatactggactgttctatttttgtttgttaaaataaaatcctgcctgtaccattgaaggtacagggctccaaggactaaacgacacttccggctcctgtgtgctgtcatttctggtccttccctaaagctccacccactaccctcccacacaaggtataaacgatgcctttgttattgaaatcaatgggaatggcaaacggcaaACACTATTTGTCCAATATAAACagctgcccgaaataaccctgtacggtgtaagCGGTGgcaactgtgtgtatatatatatatatatatctcagtggTGGCTGATGACCAAAAAAAATGgtgaggcagaaaaaaggcagagggctggGGGATCCCATTATACCCCCAGCAACAGTAGAATCGTATTAATGtgttctgactgacaacacttttcatagtagtagtagtagtattatttatttatttatttatttatttatttatttatttatgtttgtttttggcagacgcctttatccaaggtgacttacaggtgttacagggcagtactgtacatgattacaatgcaagattaatatttaaatacagtatagtttacagtcagtgcaaatgaTCATgccaaaatacaatatgaactagggtgcaacaagttaggattacaacaagttcaatctacagtgacatattagtagtgcaatagtgcaaggatagtgcatcagctgagga
The DNA window shown above is from Acipenser ruthenus chromosome 17, fAciRut3.2 maternal haplotype, whole genome shotgun sequence and carries:
- the LOC131697950 gene encoding uncharacterized protein LOC131697950; translated protein: MSMDRHTLQAVLEDQERHRDGVERRREERDAQRDAERSAHLTAMTDKMAAMCLAIQNLVVAQAQAQAQVPAAAAGPAQPTPKIRLQKMTSEDDPEAFLTTFERVATVSGWPARCWAAQLAPCLTGEAQAAYRALSNVAAEDYPQVKAAILQRLNITPETHCRRFRTYKRPEGTRPRIAAQQLWDHLTRWLRPTERTTQQIMESVGVDQFLEVLEPETRAWVARHSPETMDKAVELAEAFEDSLLRVDPSPAPAVPVKHRPLPAHPRTAARPSVFPVPLSASTPKWRPRLAPSWARENPWTPPPVVDQGTSSRLPQRCLPLPASGAMRWDTSRDSVLPQWSVTWPCDVRTQRVKLET